One stretch of Castor canadensis chromosome 14, mCasCan1.hap1v2, whole genome shotgun sequence DNA includes these proteins:
- the LOC109687795 gene encoding uncharacterized protein isoform X1: MRSGVKIKGGHLGFPTSRGHLLMPPHPPLPPPYQSGATPLIIAAQMCHTDLCRLLLQQGAAANDQDLQGRTALMLACEGASPETVEVLLQGGAQPGITDALGQDAAHYGALAGDKLILHLLQEAAQRPSPPSEDDSGEASSQILEELEKDEVQMEGSGLPEGAKTTQNGPCSAELNDSVALETKVNGVEMRRMEKLTPEKPGL; this comes from the exons ATGAGGTCTGGGGTGAAGATCAAGGGTGGTCATCTAGGCTTCCCTACCTCCCGGGGTCATCTTCTCATGCCACCTCACCCCCCACTTCCTCCTCCCTACCAGTCGGGCGCCACGCCCCTCATCATAGCAGCTCAGATGTGTCACACAGATCTGTGCCGCCTCCTCCTACAACAGGGGGCTGCTGCAAATGACCAGGACCTGCAGGGCAG GACAGCCCTGATGCTGGCCTGTGAGGGGGCCAGCCCCGAAACCGTGGAGGTGCTGCTGCAGGGCGGGGCCCAGCCAGGCATCACGGACGCACTGGGCCAGGACGCAGCTCACTACGGAGCCCTAGCGGGGGACAAACTCATCTTGCACCTCCTGCAGGAGGCAGCCCAGCGCCCCTCACCTCCCAGCG AGGACGACTCTGGCGAGGCCTCATCCCAG atCCTGGAGGAGTTGGAGAAGGACGAGGTGCAGATGGAGGGGAGTGGTCTGCCCGAGGGCGCCAAGACCACCCAAAACGGACCGTGCAGTGCAGAGCTGAACGACAGCGTGGCTCTGGAAACCAAAGTTAACGGAGTTGAGATGAGAAGGATGGAGAAGTTGACACCAGAGAAGCCAGGACTGTAG
- the LOC109687795 gene encoding uncharacterized protein isoform X2 produces the protein MLCSFKAHLNPRDRSGATPLIIAAQMCHTDLCRLLLQQGAAANDQDLQGRTALMLACEGASPETVEVLLQGGAQPGITDALGQDAAHYGALAGDKLILHLLQEAAQRPSPPSEDDSGEASSQILEELEKDEVQMEGSGLPEGAKTTQNGPCSAELNDSVALETKVNGVEMRRMEKLTPEKPGL, from the exons ATGCTCTGTTCCTTCAAAGCCCATCTGAACCCCCGGGATCGG TCGGGCGCCACGCCCCTCATCATAGCAGCTCAGATGTGTCACACAGATCTGTGCCGCCTCCTCCTACAACAGGGGGCTGCTGCAAATGACCAGGACCTGCAGGGCAG GACAGCCCTGATGCTGGCCTGTGAGGGGGCCAGCCCCGAAACCGTGGAGGTGCTGCTGCAGGGCGGGGCCCAGCCAGGCATCACGGACGCACTGGGCCAGGACGCAGCTCACTACGGAGCCCTAGCGGGGGACAAACTCATCTTGCACCTCCTGCAGGAGGCAGCCCAGCGCCCCTCACCTCCCAGCG AGGACGACTCTGGCGAGGCCTCATCCCAG atCCTGGAGGAGTTGGAGAAGGACGAGGTGCAGATGGAGGGGAGTGGTCTGCCCGAGGGCGCCAAGACCACCCAAAACGGACCGTGCAGTGCAGAGCTGAACGACAGCGTGGCTCTGGAAACCAAAGTTAACGGAGTTGAGATGAGAAGGATGGAGAAGTTGACACCAGAGAAGCCAGGACTGTAG
- the LOC141416818 gene encoding arrestin domain-containing protein 5-like gives MTLKQPATLPAPDNSLAFPPKHWGLPSGHCGQMTSQRDDTVAKEPGISVPPERGEDVFPPPQAAMSVVKSIELVLPKDAVHLAGSTIIGQVILTLNSTLVNPTVNVELMGRGYVEWSEEIDPSRDYSRDVTCSNKAVYVHQMKTFRVDGKGRRAADSSHHSNLDLERRHI, from the coding sequence ATGACGCTCAAGCAGCCCGCGACTCTCCCTGCCCCAGACAACAGCCTCGCCTTCCCTCCCAAGCATTGGGGTCTCCCTTCCGGGCACTGTGGGCAGATGACGTCACAGAGAGATGACACTGTGGCCAAGGAACCCGGAATCTCAGTGCCTCCGGAGAGGGGGGAGGATGTTTTTCCACCACCCCAAGCTGCCATGTCTGTGGTAAAGTCCATCGAGTTAGTGCTGCCCAAGGACGCAGTGCACCTGGCCGGCTCCACCATCATCGGGCAAGTGATCTTAACACTGAACAGCACGCTGGTGAACCCCACGGTGAATGTGGAGCTCATGGGGAGGGGTTACGTGGAGTGGAGCGAGGAAATCGACCCATCCCGTGATTACAGCAGAGATGTGACTTGCAGCAACAAGGCTGTCTACGTGCATCAGATGAAGACATTCCGCGTGGACGGTAAGGGCAGGCGGGCAGCGGACAGTAGCCACCATAGCAACCTGGATCTGGAAAGGAGACACATCTGA
- the LOC141416257 gene encoding zinc finger RNA-binding protein 2-like translates to MGSIPGPEVAHQTGKAHPHHRAHAEAGVYTAPSSAGTTLPGHKGRLSAQDIGGIPCTPPGPQAWHMHNHNFVSQVCDDKGEVIRFHCKLCECNFNDLNAKDMHVTGRRHRLQYRRKVDPRLPLAMGSSSRVQRELVERLRRQRQLAQRQLEDTRQRWHTELGFPVTPSPPGF, encoded by the exons ATGGGCTCCATTCCAGGTCCTGAAGTTGCACACCAGACTGGGAAAGCCCATCCCCACCATCGAGCCCACGCTGAGGCTGGTGTTTATACGGCTCCCTCCTCAGCAGGCACGACTCTGCCTGGCCACAAGGGACGGCTTAGTGCCCAGGACATCGGTGGCATCCCTTGTACTCCTCCTGGGCCTCAAGCCTGGCACATGCACAACCATAACTTTGTGTCCCAGGTGTGCGACGATAAAGGGGAGGTGATTCGGTTCCACTGCAAGCTGTGCGAATGCAACTTCAATGACCTCAATGCCAAGGACATGCATGTGACAGGGCGGCGGCACCGGCTGCAGTACAGG AGGAAAGTGGACCCCCGTCTCCCCCTGGCCATGGGGTCCAGCAGCAGGGTGCAAAGGGAGTTGGTGGAGAGGCTGCGCAGGCAGAGGCAGCTGGCGCAGAGGCAGCTGGAGGACACGCGGCAGCGCTGGCACACGGAACTCGGGTTCCCCGTGACCCCCTCTCCACCTGGCTTCTAA